One Calditrichia bacterium DNA window includes the following coding sequences:
- a CDS encoding TonB-dependent receptor → MNRIVWVLCVLLFASLSIYAGTTGKIVGTVTDNGNGEPLIGVNVILEGTTLGATTDLDGSYLILNVPPGSYNVLFQYLGYRDVRIAPVNVSVDFTTRLSTKMEEASVELGETVEVVADREVIRRDLTSSQAEVSADEIANIPVEEFEDVLQLQAGVTRGEGGGFHIRGGRSSEVAYWVDGVSVTDAFDGSNAVEIENNAIQSLQVISGTFNAEYGQAMSGIINIVTKEGGSELTGNISAYAGDYFSNDSYGATDVFDPNSNDQVYLNLDDVAPSQIYNVNASLDGPIPGTKSKGRFFVNFRRFYNEGYLYGRRDWRADGDTTLVRASNRFEVLGTPGDGAIVPMNSESWYSGQANLTYQLTNLIKARVKFNYEDREFRDYDHFYKLNPDGDYSKFQTGYNGTVSLDHTLSNRAFYTLKFSQFEKEFTQYVYEDPSDSRYTNNDKFSVPSLNFSIGGQKNEHFNRITRTQIAKFDFTAQVNDKHLMKAGIEARRHKLSYEQFNVIDSNLSDTLFTAVKPGINDPNFTAYTFEPEEFSVYVQDKMEYEDFIVNIGLRLDYFNSNGRVLADPLDPNIQSPLLSANQDLTLAEREAIWYDDPSSKVQVSPRVGVAYPISSQGVVHFSYGHFLQIPEFRLLYDNPEFRVTRQNGSGNLIGNSDLDAQKTVMYEIGLQQQLTEDIGVDITGFYRDIRDWVGTSPLQITYAPDVSYSKYENRDYANIRGLTIAFKKRFSSNFSANVDYTFQVAEGNSSDPADAFNDAQANREPRREIIPLDWDRSHVLNGNVYIGIGGWGTSILGRFESGLPYTPQVLTAATSGSSIQSGLTENSERRPNLLTFDLQLFRDFRFNNMNVSLFAKIYNLLDSRGEQSVWGDSGRATYTLQNTTQGSADPEYLVQPQFYTEPRRIQVGFNLGF, encoded by the coding sequence GTGAACCGTATAGTATGGGTATTGTGTGTTTTGCTGTTTGCTTCCCTTTCAATTTATGCCGGGACAACGGGCAAAATCGTCGGTACCGTCACCGATAATGGAAACGGCGAACCCCTAATCGGGGTTAACGTGATTTTAGAAGGAACAACTTTGGGTGCTACTACAGACCTTGATGGTTCCTATCTCATCCTCAACGTGCCGCCGGGTTCATATAATGTTTTGTTTCAATATCTTGGATACAGGGATGTCCGCATTGCTCCTGTAAATGTCAGCGTTGATTTTACAACCCGACTGAGCACTAAAATGGAAGAGGCGTCGGTTGAGCTTGGCGAAACGGTTGAAGTTGTCGCCGATCGCGAAGTAATTCGCCGGGACCTGACCTCATCGCAAGCGGAAGTTAGCGCGGATGAGATTGCCAACATCCCGGTTGAAGAATTTGAGGATGTCCTCCAATTGCAGGCTGGTGTAACCCGTGGCGAAGGTGGTGGTTTCCACATTCGCGGTGGTCGTTCATCGGAAGTTGCCTACTGGGTGGATGGTGTTTCTGTAACCGATGCTTTTGACGGCAGCAACGCTGTCGAAATCGAAAATAATGCTATTCAGAGTTTGCAGGTTATCAGCGGAACTTTTAACGCTGAATACGGGCAGGCGATGTCCGGTATTATTAATATTGTTACCAAAGAAGGCGGTTCGGAACTTACCGGAAATATTTCGGCATACGCCGGAGATTATTTTTCCAACGACAGTTACGGTGCCACGGATGTGTTTGATCCGAATTCGAACGATCAGGTGTATCTAAACCTCGACGACGTAGCTCCTTCACAAATATATAATGTGAACGCCAGTTTGGATGGTCCGATTCCCGGCACCAAATCCAAAGGACGATTTTTTGTGAATTTCCGGCGTTTTTACAACGAAGGCTATCTGTATGGCCGGCGGGATTGGCGTGCTGATGGCGATACCACTTTGGTTCGCGCCAGCAACCGTTTTGAGGTGTTGGGCACGCCCGGTGATGGTGCAATCGTTCCGATGAATTCCGAATCTTGGTATAGCGGGCAGGCAAACCTGACCTATCAACTGACCAACCTGATCAAGGCTCGGGTGAAATTCAATTACGAAGATCGAGAATTCCGCGATTATGACCATTTCTACAAATTAAATCCGGATGGCGATTACAGCAAATTCCAAACCGGATACAACGGAACGGTGTCGCTGGATCATACATTGAGCAACCGGGCATTTTATACGCTCAAATTCTCCCAGTTCGAAAAAGAATTTACCCAATATGTCTACGAAGATCCTTCCGATAGCCGTTACACAAACAATGACAAATTTTCTGTGCCCTCGCTGAATTTTTCCATCGGCGGTCAAAAAAATGAGCATTTCAACAGAATTACACGAACACAGATTGCCAAATTCGATTTTACCGCCCAGGTTAACGATAAACATTTGATGAAGGCCGGTATCGAAGCCCGTCGACATAAACTCAGCTATGAGCAATTTAATGTAATCGATTCGAACCTGAGCGATACACTGTTTACCGCTGTAAAACCGGGCATTAACGATCCGAACTTTACGGCATATACCTTCGAACCGGAAGAATTTTCGGTTTATGTTCAGGATAAAATGGAATACGAAGATTTTATCGTGAACATCGGTTTGCGGTTGGATTATTTCAATTCCAATGGCCGGGTGCTGGCGGACCCGCTGGATCCGAACATCCAGTCGCCGTTGCTTTCCGCGAATCAGGATTTGACATTGGCAGAACGCGAAGCCATTTGGTATGACGATCCATCCAGTAAAGTGCAGGTTTCGCCGCGTGTTGGTGTGGCGTATCCCATCAGCAGCCAGGGTGTTGTGCACTTTTCCTACGGACACTTTTTGCAGATTCCCGAGTTCCGGTTGCTGTATGACAACCCGGAATTCCGGGTAACCCGCCAGAACGGCTCCGGCAACCTGATTGGCAACTCCGATTTAGATGCCCAGAAAACTGTGATGTATGAAATCGGTTTGCAGCAGCAATTGACGGAAGATATCGGTGTGGATATCACCGGTTTTTACCGGGACATTCGCGATTGGGTGGGAACATCGCCGTTGCAGATTACCTACGCACCGGATGTATCCTACAGCAAATACGAAAACCGCGATTACGCAAACATCCGCGGTTTGACCATCGCATTCAAAAAACGTTTCTCCAGCAATTTTTCGGCAAATGTGGATTACACATTTCAGGTTGCAGAGGGCAACTCCTCCGATCCGGCAGATGCATTTAACGATGCACAAGCCAATCGCGAGCCGCGCCGGGAAATTATCCCGCTGGACTGGGACCGCAGCCACGTGTTGAACGGCAACGTTTATATTGGCATTGGCGGCTGGGGCACCAGTATTCTGGGGCGTTTCGAATCCGGTTTGCCATATACGCCGCAAGTGTTGACAGCTGCAACCAGCGGATCGAGCATTCAATCCGGTTTAACTGAAAATAGCGAGCGACGCCCGAACTTGTTAACCTTTGATCTCCAGTTGTTCCGGGATTTCAGATTTAACAATATGAACGTATCGCTGTTTGCCAAAATTTACAACCTGTTGGATAGCCGTGGCGAACAATCCGTTTGGGGCGACTCTGGCCGGGCAACATACACACTGCAAAATACAACCCAGGGCAGTGCAGATCCCGAATATCTGGTTCAGCCGCAATTTTACACTGAGCCGCGCCGTATCCAAGTTGGGTTTAACCTGGGTTTCTAA
- a CDS encoding tetratricopeptide repeat protein, translating into MSSKPTAPSLKRLLFWVATLLIPILLLLVAEAFLRVIDYGGTAPLFRQEVRFGIPKWVVNANVAQRYFNLPPEMIPEASSDVAFPVNKLPGTVRIFCLGGSTTAGFPFEINANFPFQLQHRLKKAYPNNVIEIVNLGISAVNSFTVLDLLPEILEKQPDGLIIYMGHNEFYGAFGVGSTQSVGSNRTLILTYLAFKKWRIFQLLENVIGQFSNRQKPGETAESLMQAMAARQEIPLYDPAVAQARDNFAANLQEIVRTAKAANVPVVLSTLVSNLRDHSPFISKFAEKQDETTRNRLNAQLLEAHGLVAAGQLEKAASLLNAIAAVDSVSAKLHFLRGEIALKSGKTDAAFGAFSRARDLDLLRFRAPSFFNDVIRTVAETEQLPLVDLAAVFRAASPEGIPGNNLFLEHLHPNFTGYQLMAQSYAIALRQLNFPRLTPQPPAVDLFGKKDIADILQSFRADSAGVTPLDIEFGNLRNFQLMQRWPFSITPLSIDAYQPVGDSLTKATAIRHLRRETYWDFAHYELAEAYQSAGKTARALREIRAVGIAFPENYVPDMKTGDLLLLQNDLENARIAYEKSLSKSPSNPAIIIKLSNTLVLQTRFQEAIERLNRAYAATNLDNNQKVTMLYLLGLSHANLRNFQLAERALNEALAIHLDFAPALNLLQQIRDFQR; encoded by the coding sequence ATGAGTAGTAAACCAACGGCTCCATCGCTGAAACGGCTGCTGTTTTGGGTGGCAACGCTGCTCATTCCCATTCTACTGCTGCTGGTTGCGGAGGCGTTTCTTCGGGTGATCGATTACGGTGGAACGGCGCCACTTTTCCGGCAGGAAGTTCGATTTGGCATTCCCAAATGGGTGGTGAACGCCAACGTCGCGCAGCGATATTTCAATTTGCCGCCGGAAATGATCCCCGAGGCATCCTCCGATGTCGCTTTTCCGGTGAACAAATTGCCGGGAACCGTGCGTATTTTTTGCCTCGGCGGTTCCACCACGGCAGGATTTCCGTTTGAAATTAATGCGAATTTTCCCTTCCAATTGCAGCACCGGTTGAAAAAGGCATATCCAAATAATGTAATCGAAATTGTGAATTTGGGTATCTCCGCGGTGAACAGTTTTACCGTGCTCGATTTATTGCCGGAAATTCTGGAAAAACAACCGGATGGCTTGATTATTTATATGGGTCACAACGAGTTTTACGGCGCTTTTGGCGTCGGTTCCACCCAATCGGTCGGCAGTAATCGCACCCTGATTTTAACATATCTGGCGTTCAAAAAATGGCGGATTTTCCAATTGCTGGAAAATGTGATCGGGCAATTCAGCAATCGCCAAAAACCGGGTGAAACCGCAGAGTCGCTGATGCAGGCAATGGCTGCGCGGCAGGAAATTCCGCTGTACGATCCCGCAGTTGCGCAGGCGCGCGATAATTTTGCGGCAAATCTGCAGGAAATTGTGCGAACGGCAAAAGCGGCTAACGTGCCGGTTGTGCTGAGCACGTTGGTGAGCAATTTGCGCGATCATTCGCCGTTTATCAGCAAATTTGCGGAAAAGCAGGACGAAACCACCCGGAACCGGCTGAATGCGCAGTTGCTGGAAGCACACGGATTGGTTGCCGCAGGTCAATTGGAAAAAGCGGCATCGCTGCTGAACGCCATTGCGGCGGTGGATTCGGTTTCTGCTAAATTGCATTTTCTGCGGGGCGAAATTGCCTTGAAATCCGGCAAAACGGATGCAGCATTTGGCGCGTTTTCCCGCGCCCGCGATCTGGATTTGCTGCGGTTCCGCGCACCCTCGTTTTTCAACGATGTGATTCGAACTGTCGCAGAAACAGAGCAATTGCCATTGGTCGATTTGGCGGCAGTTTTCCGGGCAGCCAGCCCGGAAGGTATTCCCGGTAACAATTTGTTTTTAGAACACTTGCATCCAAATTTTACCGGCTACCAATTAATGGCGCAATCGTATGCAATCGCGCTCCGGCAACTGAATTTTCCGCGATTGACGCCTCAGCCGCCGGCGGTTGATTTGTTCGGGAAAAAAGACATTGCGGATATTTTGCAATCGTTCCGCGCAGACAGCGCCGGTGTTACGCCGCTGGATATTGAGTTTGGCAATTTGCGCAATTTTCAGCTGATGCAACGCTGGCCGTTCAGCATTACGCCGCTATCTATCGATGCCTATCAGCCGGTTGGCGACAGCCTCACCAAAGCGACGGCAATTCGTCATTTGCGGCGGGAAACGTATTGGGATTTCGCCCATTACGAGCTCGCGGAGGCGTATCAATCCGCCGGAAAAACGGCGCGCGCGCTGCGGGAAATCCGTGCGGTTGGCATTGCTTTCCCGGAAAATTATGTGCCGGATATGAAAACCGGCGATCTGCTGTTGCTGCAAAATGATCTGGAAAATGCCCGGATTGCGTACGAAAAAAGCTTGTCGAAATCGCCGTCGAACCCGGCAATTATCATAAAATTGTCCAACACGCTGGTGTTGCAAACGCGATTTCAGGAGGCGATCGAACGGCTGAACCGGGCATATGCCGCAACAAATCTTGACAACAACCAAAAGGTTACAATGTTGTATTTACTGGGTTTAAGTCATGCGAATTTACGAAATTTCCAGCTGGCAGAACGTGCGTTGAACGAGGCACTGGCAATCCATTTGGATTTTGCTCCGGCGTTAAATTTGTTGCAGCAAATCCGTGATTTTCAGCGATAA
- a CDS encoding tetratricopeptide repeat protein, with protein sequence MAKKSDKGFFFTVKEYLKKSLFFVVMLLIPVAFFVLLELGLRLFGFGDSYPLVKTAEIFGKERYVVNTEVGRRYFNLPPDKTPQPLAEYFDIEKPEKTMRLFCLGGSTTAGFPFEMNVTFPFQLQYRLRNELFDGWAEAVNLGIAAVNSYTVLDLLPEVLELQPDGLIVYMGHNEFYGAMGVGSTQNVGNNRTLIRWYLQLRRMRTFQLMQQLIGWISPPAAGDAEQQKSMMHAMAGEQAIPFNSDTFETACDNFAANLTEIVQLAKAKNVPIILCTLVSNLKDQRPFVADFSADIDERSRRSADKLLTEAEKLLDGGYPEAALKTIGEIMEIDTTHALAYYLAGQAQLALGDSVAAQKSFVLAKDFDLLRFRAPEKFNEIITEIARSEDVPLVDMASVFRAGSAKKITGKELFLEHLHPNFNGYRLMAQTLTEALRTIQIINPPKPIGWQRNLITPKIPEILNKFRTDDGGVTDLDLEFGYLRNFWLINRWPFPEKNVTLANYPPHGTPETRAIAIKRFENNSPWEQSHYEMAEIYAAREQFKLAELEYRAVRLRFVENVLPVMKMGDMNMLNQDFKNAIFWYEKALEMTPDNLLISARLGRSFAALNNFNAARKHLTKALSGDDADDVFTVLQRTEMYYLLGVSCANLRDFPAAEAALQQSLKLMPDYPSARELMSKIRVYQQQN encoded by the coding sequence ATGGCAAAAAAATCTGACAAAGGCTTTTTTTTCACCGTGAAAGAATACCTTAAAAAATCCCTTTTTTTTGTGGTGATGCTGCTGATTCCGGTCGCTTTTTTTGTGCTGCTGGAACTCGGTTTGCGGCTCTTTGGATTCGGCGACAGTTACCCGCTCGTCAAGACCGCGGAAATTTTTGGGAAAGAGCGATATGTCGTTAATACGGAGGTTGGGCGGCGATATTTCAATTTGCCGCCGGACAAAACACCACAGCCGCTCGCCGAATATTTTGACATCGAAAAGCCCGAAAAAACGATGCGATTGTTCTGCCTGGGCGGTTCCACCACCGCCGGATTTCCGTTTGAAATGAATGTTACGTTTCCGTTCCAGTTGCAGTACCGGTTGCGGAATGAGCTGTTCGACGGATGGGCGGAAGCCGTCAATTTGGGCATCGCCGCGGTGAACAGTTACACCGTGCTGGATTTGCTGCCGGAAGTGCTGGAATTGCAGCCGGACGGGCTGATCGTTTACATGGGGCACAATGAATTTTACGGCGCGATGGGCGTCGGTTCCACCCAAAATGTGGGCAACAATCGCACGCTGATCCGCTGGTATTTGCAATTGCGGCGGATGCGCACATTTCAGTTGATGCAGCAACTTATCGGGTGGATTTCCCCGCCGGCGGCTGGCGATGCGGAACAGCAAAAATCGATGATGCACGCGATGGCCGGCGAACAAGCCATCCCGTTCAATTCCGATACATTTGAAACCGCCTGCGACAATTTTGCAGCGAATCTGACCGAAATTGTGCAACTGGCGAAAGCCAAAAATGTGCCCATAATATTGTGTACGTTGGTTTCCAATCTCAAAGATCAGCGCCCTTTTGTGGCGGATTTTTCGGCAGATATCGATGAACGGTCCCGGCGCAGCGCCGATAAATTGCTCACCGAAGCCGAAAAATTGCTGGACGGCGGTTATCCGGAAGCCGCGCTGAAAACGATCGGCGAAATTATGGAAATTGATACCACGCATGCGCTGGCGTACTACCTCGCCGGGCAGGCGCAACTGGCGCTCGGTGATAGCGTTGCCGCCCAAAAATCGTTCGTTTTGGCGAAAGATTTTGATTTGCTGCGGTTTCGCGCACCGGAAAAATTCAATGAAATTATCACCGAAATTGCCCGTTCGGAAGATGTGCCGCTGGTGGATATGGCATCCGTTTTCCGTGCCGGAAGCGCCAAAAAGATTACCGGTAAAGAACTGTTTTTAGAACACTTGCACCCCAACTTTAATGGCTACCGGTTGATGGCGCAAACCCTGACAGAAGCGTTGCGAACGATTCAAATTATCAATCCGCCAAAACCGATCGGCTGGCAGCGGAACCTGATCACGCCCAAAATTCCTGAAATACTCAACAAATTCCGGACGGACGATGGCGGCGTAACCGATCTCGATCTCGAATTCGGTTATCTGCGAAATTTCTGGCTAATTAACCGCTGGCCGTTCCCGGAAAAAAATGTGACGCTGGCAAATTATCCCCCGCACGGCACGCCGGAAACCAGAGCAATTGCCATCAAACGGTTCGAAAATAATTCGCCGTGGGAGCAATCGCATTACGAAATGGCGGAAATTTACGCCGCCCGCGAACAATTCAAATTGGCAGAACTTGAATACCGTGCTGTGCGGCTGCGGTTTGTGGAAAATGTGCTCCCGGTGATGAAAATGGGCGACATGAATATGCTCAATCAGGATTTTAAAAACGCCATTTTCTGGTACGAAAAAGCGTTGGAAATGACACCCGATAACCTGTTGATTTCCGCAAGGTTAGGGCGTTCTTTTGCGGCGTTGAATAATTTTAACGCTGCCCGGAAGCACCTCACAAAAGCGCTTTCCGGCGATGATGCAGATGATGTTTTTACAGTGCTGCAACGCACGGAGATGTATTATCTTCTCGGCGTTAGTTGCGCCAATTTGCGGGATTTCCCGGCAGCGGAAGCGGCGCTGCAACAATCCCTGAAACTGATGCCTGACTACCCTTCCGCGCGGGAACTGATGTCAAAAATCCGGGTGTATCAGCAGCAAAATTAA
- a CDS encoding alpha-glucosidase C-terminal domain-containing protein, protein MTSKKYPQLSGFFSLIFAIAALLFTACQQPENTKNPVPEWAKSAIWYQIFPERFANGDPANDPKPVDFANSWPYVVSENWQTHPWTSDWYALQPWEAEVQWKQHFTWAKPGAPNHNINAGARRYGGDLQGVIDRLDYLQKLGITAIYFNPLFESPSLHKYDAAMYHHIDNNFGPNPEKDREIWATENPADPATWQWTSADSLFLQLIQKCHDREIKVIIDGVFNHTGNNFWAFRDVLENQEKSPFADWYIVHKWDDPATPENEFDYGGWAGVKDLPEFREDENGLVSGPRAHVRAIVQRWMDPNGDGDPSDGIDGWRLDVAEKVDIAFWKDFQKWVKAINPNAYTTGEVWWEDWPNNRMFNAAPWFDGAFDAVMNYRVARAIKHFVIDQKTGTNATGFADSLRTILRDYPFENMQVCMNLMDSHDTDRLVSQIVNPDRWFDHEANPSQNANYYARKPNAEAVQKQILIAGLQMTLPGAPMIYYGDEAGMWGGDDPDCRKPMVWPEMAFEPEIYNFDGSTHAPDSVSFNRQLFGKYSFLIGMRKAHPLLSRGDMSFIATENQPRVLVFSRSLGDETAYVFANSSAESQTVQTSFLPQNSYSDLASPLRKLIPNPQSLTLAPYQLMVLK, encoded by the coding sequence ATGACATCCAAAAAATATCCACAGTTGAGTGGCTTTTTTTCGCTGATTTTTGCAATTGCCGCGCTGCTGTTTACCGCCTGCCAACAGCCGGAAAATACCAAAAATCCGGTGCCGGAATGGGCGAAAAGCGCCATTTGGTATCAAATTTTCCCGGAACGATTTGCCAACGGCGATCCCGCCAACGATCCCAAACCGGTCGATTTTGCGAACAGTTGGCCGTATGTCGTTTCCGAAAACTGGCAAACGCATCCGTGGACATCCGATTGGTACGCGCTGCAGCCGTGGGAGGCGGAAGTGCAGTGGAAACAGCACTTTACGTGGGCAAAACCCGGTGCACCGAATCACAATATCAACGCCGGTGCGCGGCGCTACGGCGGCGATCTGCAGGGCGTGATCGACCGTCTGGATTATCTCCAAAAATTGGGCATCACTGCCATTTATTTTAATCCGCTGTTCGAATCGCCATCGCTGCACAAATATGACGCGGCGATGTATCATCACATCGACAACAATTTTGGCCCGAACCCGGAAAAAGACCGGGAGATTTGGGCAACCGAAAATCCCGCCGATCCGGCAACCTGGCAATGGACGAGCGCAGACAGCCTGTTTTTGCAACTCATCCAAAAATGCCACGATCGCGAAATCAAAGTGATTATCGATGGCGTGTTCAATCACACCGGCAATAATTTCTGGGCGTTCCGCGATGTGCTCGAAAATCAGGAAAAATCGCCGTTTGCGGATTGGTACATTGTCCATAAATGGGACGATCCCGCGACGCCGGAAAACGAATTCGATTACGGCGGATGGGCTGGCGTAAAGGATTTGCCGGAATTTCGCGAGGACGAAAACGGGCTGGTGAGCGGTCCGCGGGCGCACGTTCGGGCGATCGTTCAGCGCTGGATGGACCCGAATGGCGACGGCGATCCTTCTGACGGCATCGATGGCTGGCGGCTGGATGTCGCGGAAAAAGTGGACATCGCATTCTGGAAAGATTTTCAAAAATGGGTGAAAGCGATCAATCCGAATGCCTACACCACCGGCGAAGTCTGGTGGGAAGATTGGCCGAACAACCGCATGTTCAATGCGGCGCCGTGGTTCGATGGCGCGTTCGATGCCGTGATGAATTACCGCGTTGCCCGTGCAATCAAACATTTTGTGATCGACCAAAAAACCGGCACAAACGCGACCGGATTTGCCGATTCGCTGCGAACCATTTTGCGCGATTACCCGTTCGAAAATATGCAGGTTTGCATGAATTTAATGGACAGTCACGACACCGACCGATTGGTTTCGCAGATTGTGAATCCTGATCGATGGTTTGATCACGAAGCGAATCCGTCGCAAAATGCCAATTACTATGCCCGAAAACCGAACGCGGAAGCTGTGCAAAAACAAATACTTATCGCGGGATTGCAAATGACGCTTCCCGGCGCCCCGATGATTTATTACGGCGACGAAGCGGGCATGTGGGGCGGCGACGATCCCGATTGCCGCAAACCGATGGTTTGGCCGGAAATGGCTTTCGAACCGGAAATTTACAATTTTGATGGCAGCACGCACGCGCCGGACAGCGTTTCTTTCAATCGCCAATTGTTCGGCAAATACAGCTTTTTGATCGGGATGCGAAAGGCACATCCGCTGCTGTCGCGCGGCGATATGTCGTTTATCGCCACCGAAAATCAGCCGCGGGTTTTGGTGTTCAGCCGTTCGCTGGGCGACGAAACGGCATATGTTTTCGCCAATAGTTCGGCGGAGTCGCAAACGGTTCAGACATCGTTTTTACCGCAAAATTCATATTCGGATCTGGCAAGCCCGCTGCGAAAATTGATACCAAATCCGCAGTCGCTCACACTCGCGCCGTATCAATTGATGGTTCTGAAATGA
- a CDS encoding peptidylprolyl isomerase: MKIKMIMFLAILLLWTGCEKKELPQNVVSTVGDKPISYDEFLFSYLTMPKHPSNITEREARLQQMDYLNDRMHLFLSAEADGLDESPEILEKVDYIRNRETLKYLYRKEIWEQLPVTDDEAWAEYKRENIEVKVRHLFAESREQAQQFYDRLQNGESFESLAGEAFQDSVLAANGGDLGWLTVTSLDPLLVDSVYNARLGMPTQPLQSSFGWHVMKVEDIKQNVFLSRDYFEKNKETYVNSLRSRRATRQSQAYVKQALTGKTVTIKGEVLTKLLQVNQTHLRMQRRESPLPAPSVDDLQLLKIARDSDEFLNETLVEFTGGSWTVLEFLDQIRRMPPMQRPEKLYDRGALSSHIIDMARDNYLLDIAREKGYDQAKPVEQEVERWRRSVLASEFLRRIQLVAYKEENPEKWAERRALYERIKAENPAVVDTTNLFQDVKPVDLEKRVQAIPMVLRSNYSW; encoded by the coding sequence ATGAAAATAAAAATGATAATGTTTTTGGCAATTCTGTTACTTTGGACAGGTTGCGAAAAAAAAGAGCTGCCTCAAAATGTAGTTTCTACTGTTGGTGACAAGCCAATTTCGTATGACGAATTTTTGTTCAGTTACCTCACGATGCCGAAACATCCCTCCAATATCACCGAGCGGGAAGCGCGGTTGCAGCAGATGGATTACCTGAACGACCGGATGCATTTATTCCTTTCCGCAGAGGCGGACGGACTGGATGAATCGCCGGAAATTCTGGAAAAAGTGGATTACATCCGCAACCGCGAAACGTTGAAATATCTTTATCGGAAAGAGATTTGGGAGCAATTACCGGTAACCGACGACGAGGCGTGGGCAGAGTACAAACGTGAAAATATTGAGGTAAAAGTGCGACACCTGTTTGCGGAAAGCCGCGAACAGGCTCAACAGTTTTACGACCGTTTGCAAAACGGCGAGTCGTTTGAGTCGCTCGCCGGCGAAGCATTTCAGGACAGCGTGCTGGCTGCCAACGGTGGCGATTTGGGCTGGTTGACTGTTACATCGCTGGATCCGCTGCTGGTGGACAGCGTTTACAACGCCCGGTTGGGAATGCCGACGCAGCCGTTGCAGTCCAGCTTTGGCTGGCATGTGATGAAAGTTGAAGACATCAAACAAAATGTTTTTTTGAGCCGTGATTATTTTGAAAAAAATAAGGAAACGTATGTCAATTCGCTGCGGAGCAGACGGGCGACACGGCAAAGCCAGGCTTATGTAAAACAGGCACTTACGGGAAAAACCGTGACGATAAAAGGCGAAGTTCTCACCAAATTATTGCAGGTGAACCAAACCCATTTGCGAATGCAGCGCCGGGAATCGCCGTTGCCCGCGCCGTCTGTGGACGATCTGCAATTGTTAAAAATCGCCCGGGATTCGGATGAATTTCTCAACGAAACGTTGGTAGAATTCACCGGCGGAAGTTGGACGGTGTTGGAATTTCTGGATCAAATTCGCCGGATGCCGCCGATGCAGCGCCCGGAAAAATTATACGATCGCGGTGCGTTGTCGAGCCACATCATCGATATGGCTCGCGATAATTATTTGCTGGATATCGCCCGCGAAAAAGGATACGATCAGGCCAAACCGGTTGAGCAGGAAGTCGAACGCTGGCGGCGATCGGTGTTGGCGAGCGAGTTTCTCCGGCGTATCCAACTGGTGGCGTATAAAGAGGAAAATCCCGAAAAATGGGCTGAGCGTCGCGCGTTGTACGAGCGCATCAAAGCCGAAAATCCGGCAGTGGTTGACACGACGAATTTATTTCAGGATGTAAAACCTGTGGACCTCGAGAAACGGGTTCAGGCAATTCCGATGGTGCTTCGGAGTAATTATAGCTGGTAA